Proteins found in one Sporosarcina sp. FSL K6-3457 genomic segment:
- a CDS encoding DUF6115 domain-containing protein, which translates to MIWIVVAALFIVQIISFYFLALLYTKVSKFDDLEKKQRKLMVEMDDSIGAYLSELKDENERLIERLATREHESIAKKVDSSPRVSKQELAATVEDSQPVIPVRKSVVPVNLALKSYNAVTTAKEPTLIVDDDRTRALKMHDTGQSIEEIAKTLGKGRTEVELILKFR; encoded by the coding sequence ATGATATGGATAGTTGTAGCGGCGTTATTTATTGTACAAATCATCAGTTTTTACTTTTTAGCATTGCTGTACACAAAAGTATCAAAATTTGATGATCTTGAAAAAAAGCAACGTAAACTTATGGTTGAAATGGATGATTCAATTGGTGCCTATTTGTCTGAATTGAAAGATGAAAATGAACGATTAATTGAACGGCTAGCTACCCGTGAGCACGAGTCTATTGCTAAAAAAGTGGATAGTAGTCCGCGAGTTAGCAAGCAGGAGCTTGCTGCAACGGTAGAAGATAGCCAGCCCGTGATACCTGTCCGTAAATCTGTTGTACCCGTCAATCTTGCGCTCAAGTCTTATAATGCGGTAACAACAGCCAAAGAACCAACGTTGATAGTAGATGATGATCGTACAAGAGCTTTGAAAATGCATGATACTGGGCAATCGATTGAGGAGATTGCTAAAACATTAGGCAAAGGTCGGACAGAAGTAGAGCTGATTTTAAAGTTTCGATAA
- a CDS encoding FliA/WhiG family RNA polymerase sigma factor, translating to MSKQDLMEEETCWDLWIRNRDPDAGDILVQRYTPLVTYHVQRISSGLPRNVSRDDIMSLGLHGLFDALTKFDPSRDLKFDTYASFRIRGTIIDGLRKEDWLPRSSREKSKKLEDEITKLEQKLLRHATPEEIASHMGMSVEDVYQTVHEHYFSNVLSIDEKINDDDDDGQKSFVIRDQASKTPEQRTMMTELIGDLAAKIKELNTNEQLVLNLFYTEEMTLTEIGEILSLSTSRISQIHSKALFKLRKLLSSEIIDGGIL from the coding sequence ATGTCGAAACAGGATTTGATGGAGGAAGAAACATGTTGGGACCTGTGGATTCGTAATCGCGATCCTGATGCGGGAGATATACTTGTTCAAAGATATACCCCACTTGTCACTTACCACGTGCAACGGATTAGCTCAGGATTGCCACGGAATGTTTCCCGTGATGATATTATGAGTCTTGGACTTCACGGTTTATTTGACGCTTTGACAAAATTTGATCCGAGCCGGGATTTGAAATTCGATACGTATGCTTCCTTCCGCATTCGAGGAACAATTATCGATGGGTTAAGGAAAGAGGATTGGTTACCGCGCTCTTCGAGAGAGAAATCTAAAAAACTTGAAGATGAAATTACCAAACTAGAACAGAAATTACTGCGCCACGCAACACCGGAGGAAATTGCAAGTCATATGGGAATGAGCGTCGAGGATGTGTACCAGACTGTTCATGAACATTACTTTTCAAACGTTCTTTCCATCGATGAAAAGATCAATGATGATGACGATGATGGACAGAAATCATTTGTCATAAGAGATCAAGCATCAAAAACGCCGGAACAGCGGACGATGATGACTGAGTTGATTGGCGACTTGGCCGCCAAAATTAAAGAACTGAATACCAATGAGCAGCTTGTCTTGAATCTTTTCTATACGGAAGAAATGACGTTGACAGAAATCGGTGAAATTCTGAGCTTGTCTACTTCGCGAATATCTCAAATCCACTCTAAAGCATTGTTCAAACTTCGCAAGCTATTATCATCTGAAATAATAGATGGAGGTATCTTATGA
- a CDS encoding chemotaxis protein CheD — protein MALLKEVVRVGIADMNVVKEPMTIRTSGLGSCVGVVLYDEMKKIAGLLHIMLPDSNLGKSTQLNVAKFADTGIYALMEMLKAQGVRPMSLKAKIAGGAQMFQFGSSDTIRIGPRNVEAVKKELKRLSIPIIAEDTGGSSGRTIEFDPATAILHVRTVNQGTKEL, from the coding sequence ATGGCGTTGCTGAAAGAGGTAGTCAGGGTAGGCATTGCAGATATGAATGTAGTTAAGGAACCCATGACAATCCGCACATCGGGGCTTGGTTCCTGTGTGGGTGTCGTATTATACGATGAAATGAAGAAGATTGCAGGCTTGTTACATATCATGCTTCCAGATTCTAATCTCGGCAAATCCACTCAACTGAATGTAGCCAAGTTTGCGGATACGGGTATTTATGCATTGATGGAAATGCTCAAAGCACAAGGTGTTAGGCCGATGTCATTAAAGGCGAAAATTGCAGGTGGTGCCCAAATGTTCCAATTTGGCTCGAGCGATACGATTCGGATTGGTCCAAGGAATGTTGAAGCAGTGAAAAAAGAATTGAAACGCTTGTCTATCCCAATTATCGCTGAAGATACAGGTGGATCAAGTGGTCGTACAATTGAATTTGATCCTGCAACAGCTATCCTTCATGTGCGTACGGTGAATCAAGGAACGAAAGAACTTTGA
- a CDS encoding chemotaxis protein CheC — MTSESPITDMHLDVLKEIGNIGAAHAATSLSQLLDRKIDMHVPNVKLVSFDEMFDLAGGADAIVAGIFLRIEGDLSGSMFFVLSLDSANHFIRRLIGDETFDFGASSLPDIGISAMQELGNILSGSYLSALSDFTGLKIYPTVPSLSVDMVGAIVSFGLIEVSHYSDEVIVIDTQIREEGENGSTSIDGHFFLLPDPSSYITIFKSLGVM; from the coding sequence ATGACCTCTGAAAGCCCAATTACGGATATGCATCTTGATGTCTTAAAGGAAATTGGTAATATCGGTGCGGCGCATGCCGCAACTTCTCTATCACAGTTGCTGGACCGTAAAATTGATATGCATGTACCGAATGTCAAGCTCGTATCATTTGATGAAATGTTTGATTTAGCGGGAGGGGCAGATGCGATTGTAGCGGGTATATTCCTTCGAATAGAGGGAGATTTATCCGGGAGCATGTTTTTCGTTCTGTCCTTGGACTCCGCGAATCACTTTATTAGAAGATTAATAGGGGACGAGACATTCGATTTCGGTGCCTCTTCGCTTCCTGACATTGGCATATCTGCTATGCAGGAGCTTGGTAATATTCTCTCAGGTTCTTATTTGTCTGCGCTATCTGATTTTACAGGTTTGAAAATCTATCCAACGGTACCTTCATTAAGTGTGGATATGGTTGGAGCCATCGTTAGCTTTGGACTGATTGAAGTTTCCCATTACAGCGATGAGGTTATCGTCATTGATACGCAGATTCGTGAAGAAGGAGAGAATGGCAGCACAAGTATTGACGGTCATTTTTTCTTACTGCCAGATCCTTCATCCTACATTACGATTTTTAAATCACTGGGCGTGATGTAA
- a CDS encoding chemotaxis protein CheW, giving the protein MTEMLNQKEMKVIVFQLMDKEYAISVDVVQSIEKMLSISRVPKTPSYVKGVLNLRGVVTPIVDLRARFGLAGKEMDDSTRIIIVTLEDYDVGLIVDAANDVLDIPVESIESQPEVVGSVEVDFISGVAKVEKRLLVMLNLDKVLEPIKRVTSDDL; this is encoded by the coding sequence ATGACTGAAATGCTCAATCAAAAAGAAATGAAAGTAATCGTTTTTCAATTAATGGATAAAGAATATGCCATCAGTGTGGATGTTGTCCAGTCAATCGAGAAAATGCTGTCTATTTCCCGCGTTCCGAAAACTCCATCTTATGTAAAAGGAGTGCTTAATCTTAGAGGTGTTGTTACACCAATTGTCGACTTACGTGCGCGGTTTGGACTGGCAGGGAAAGAGATGGATGACAGTACAAGAATTATTATTGTTACGCTAGAGGATTATGATGTTGGACTTATCGTTGATGCAGCAAATGATGTACTCGACATTCCAGTAGAATCGATTGAGTCGCAGCCAGAAGTTGTAGGCTCCGTTGAGGTAGACTTCATTTCAGGTGTAGCAAAAGTAGAAAAGCGCCTTCTTGTTATGCTAAATTTGGATAAAGTACTAGAACCTATTAAGCGGGTGACTTCAGATGACCTCTGA
- a CDS encoding chemotaxis protein CheA yields MDTNPYFEMFIDESKEHLQSCNEHLLELEKNPQDLAIVNEIFRSAHTLKGMSATMGYEDIADLTHMMENVLDAIRNAKIPVTTEILDVVLQAVDYLEEMVMDLAAGGTGKKDVRELVESLNRIEAGGSAIAVSAAETAATIVVEENSEKVELSYDDYEMTVISQSFEQGFNALEITVQLREDCVLKAARVFMVFGILEKVGEIVKSEPKVEQLENEEFGETFTVALITKEDANTLQGKVMKVSEVESVTITVLTDDYLANGKRAKEDEAIKAIETAIVTQKGPSVQQEQTEQKGKRNTGVQSGNKTIRVNIDRLDILMNLFEELVIDRGRLQSIASELHNPELNETVERMTRVSGDLQSIILNMRMIPVETVFNRFPKMVRQLARDLDKKVTLEIIGAETELDRTVIDEIGDPLVHLIRNALDHGVESPAERLAKGKPEEGTVTLRAYHSGNHVFIELEDDGAGVSRERVIAKAIANGVVTEDIARTMTDRQVAELILASGFSTAEKISDVSGRGVGLDVVKNTIESLGGYISIDSTEGQGSLFQVQLPLTLSIISVMLVELEKEVYAIPLSSIIETAIIQKSDILNAHNQKVIDFRGNIVPLVYLKEIFEMPEQHDESDEFQSVVIVRKGEKLAGLVVDSFIGQQEIVLKTLGNYLQSVFAISGATILGNGQVALIVDCNSLIK; encoded by the coding sequence ATGGATACAAATCCATACTTTGAAATGTTCATTGATGAAAGTAAAGAACATCTACAATCATGTAACGAACACTTATTAGAACTAGAAAAAAATCCGCAGGACCTCGCAATTGTCAATGAAATATTTCGGTCTGCACATACGCTAAAAGGAATGTCCGCAACAATGGGCTACGAAGACATTGCGGATCTTACACACATGATGGAAAATGTTTTGGATGCAATCCGAAATGCTAAAATTCCTGTTACAACTGAAATTTTGGATGTTGTTCTTCAAGCAGTTGATTACCTTGAAGAGATGGTCATGGATCTAGCGGCTGGTGGAACAGGCAAAAAAGATGTACGTGAACTTGTCGAATCACTTAATCGAATTGAAGCGGGCGGGTCTGCTATTGCTGTGTCGGCTGCGGAAACTGCGGCAACTATTGTTGTAGAAGAGAATAGTGAGAAAGTCGAACTTAGCTATGATGACTATGAAATGACAGTCATTAGCCAATCCTTTGAGCAGGGCTTCAATGCGCTTGAGATTACTGTACAATTGCGAGAAGATTGTGTGCTAAAAGCGGCAAGGGTATTTATGGTATTTGGCATACTTGAAAAGGTCGGCGAAATAGTAAAATCTGAACCGAAAGTGGAACAACTTGAAAACGAGGAATTTGGTGAAACGTTTACTGTAGCATTGATTACAAAAGAAGATGCGAACACATTGCAGGGGAAAGTGATGAAAGTATCTGAAGTGGAATCCGTCACGATTACTGTACTAACAGATGATTATTTAGCGAATGGAAAACGTGCTAAAGAAGACGAAGCTATTAAAGCGATAGAAACGGCAATTGTTACTCAAAAAGGACCAAGTGTGCAGCAAGAACAAACGGAACAAAAAGGGAAACGCAATACAGGGGTACAGTCAGGTAATAAGACAATCCGCGTTAATATTGACCGACTTGATATTCTTATGAATTTATTCGAAGAGCTAGTGATAGATCGCGGAAGGCTCCAATCGATTGCAAGTGAGCTCCATAATCCTGAATTGAATGAGACAGTCGAGCGTATGACGCGCGTATCAGGTGATTTACAAAGTATCATTTTAAACATGCGAATGATTCCAGTTGAAACAGTCTTCAATCGTTTTCCAAAAATGGTTAGACAGCTGGCACGTGATCTGGATAAGAAAGTGACGCTTGAAATTATTGGTGCTGAAACAGAACTGGACCGAACAGTTATCGATGAAATTGGTGATCCGCTTGTCCACTTGATCCGTAATGCACTCGATCATGGAGTTGAGAGCCCGGCAGAACGTCTTGCAAAAGGTAAGCCTGAAGAAGGTACTGTCACGCTTCGTGCTTATCATTCAGGAAATCACGTATTTATCGAACTTGAAGACGATGGAGCTGGCGTAAGTCGTGAGCGTGTTATTGCTAAGGCGATTGCGAATGGTGTTGTCACAGAAGATATAGCGAGAACAATGACAGACCGTCAAGTGGCGGAGCTTATTTTAGCATCTGGTTTCTCAACAGCTGAAAAAATCTCAGATGTATCTGGACGTGGTGTCGGGTTGGATGTTGTTAAAAACACGATTGAATCACTAGGCGGCTACATTTCTATTGATTCGACGGAAGGGCAAGGTTCTCTCTTCCAAGTTCAACTACCTTTAACATTGTCGATTATTTCGGTAATGCTAGTAGAACTAGAGAAAGAAGTGTACGCCATCCCACTATCATCAATCATTGAAACAGCTATCATTCAAAAATCAGATATTTTGAATGCACATAATCAAAAAGTGATTGACTTCCGTGGTAATATCGTCCCGCTTGTCTACTTAAAGGAAATTTTTGAAATGCCGGAACAACATGATGAGTCTGATGAATTCCAGTCTGTCGTCATCGTCCGTAAAGGTGAAAAACTAGCAGGATTAGTGGTCGACTCCTTCATCGGTCAACAAGAGATTGTCTTGAAAACCCTTGGGAATTACTTGCAAAGTGTCTTTGCGATATCTGGAGCAACAATTCTTGGAAATGGACAAGTTGCACTTATTGTCGATTGCAACTCGTTGATTAAATAG
- a CDS encoding protein-glutamate methylesterase/protein-glutamine glutaminase, whose product MGAGSRKKALVVDDSAFMRKLISDFLSGHPEIEVIGTARNGKEAVDKVRTLKPDVVTMDVEMPIMNGLEALQEIMAKHPVPVVMLSSTTKIGAENTMLAMEYGAVDFVAKPGGAISLNLHEAKEEILEKVIAALGVRMSTLTRKVPSQHLAMPTVRKTVNRPVESKVELPPAEGLQRQVISTSKNKISKVGKTFVIIGTSTGGPRALQEVLTGIPASIGVPILVVQHMPPGFTKSLADRLDGLCDIHVKEAEDGELLENGTAYIAPGGKHLKMKKNGMNYFVKLDAVDPPRMGHRPSVDVLLESAAENTDVNYLTVIMTGMGYDGRIGMEVLRRNGRTVTIAESAKTSVVYGMPKAIKEAGLADEVVDLHDISESILEIIKS is encoded by the coding sequence TTGGGTGCAGGCAGTCGAAAGAAAGCGCTTGTTGTAGATGATTCAGCGTTTATGCGTAAGCTTATTTCTGATTTCCTTTCGGGGCATCCCGAAATCGAAGTGATCGGAACTGCACGCAATGGAAAAGAAGCAGTTGACAAAGTACGAACATTAAAACCAGATGTTGTCACAATGGATGTCGAGATGCCAATTATGAATGGGCTTGAAGCGTTACAAGAAATTATGGCCAAGCATCCAGTACCTGTCGTTATGTTATCCAGTACGACAAAAATTGGTGCGGAAAATACAATGCTGGCGATGGAATATGGTGCTGTTGACTTCGTTGCAAAGCCGGGTGGGGCAATATCTTTAAACCTTCATGAAGCGAAGGAAGAGATACTAGAAAAAGTGATTGCGGCTTTGGGCGTCCGTATGTCTACGCTAACACGAAAGGTGCCTAGTCAACATTTAGCAATGCCAACTGTGCGGAAAACCGTCAATCGTCCGGTTGAATCGAAAGTTGAGTTACCACCTGCTGAGGGTCTACAACGTCAGGTGATAAGCACATCGAAGAATAAAATTTCCAAAGTAGGTAAGACATTTGTTATAATAGGTACATCGACAGGGGGACCACGGGCACTGCAAGAAGTCTTAACGGGTATACCCGCTTCGATTGGCGTTCCAATCCTCGTTGTTCAACATATGCCACCAGGCTTTACAAAGTCCCTTGCGGATAGGCTGGATGGCCTGTGTGACATTCATGTTAAAGAAGCAGAAGATGGTGAGCTTCTCGAAAATGGCACAGCTTATATTGCGCCAGGAGGCAAGCATCTTAAAATGAAAAAGAACGGCATGAATTATTTTGTGAAACTAGACGCCGTCGATCCACCTCGTATGGGCCACCGTCCATCCGTTGATGTCCTGCTTGAGTCGGCGGCAGAAAATACGGATGTAAACTACTTGACAGTCATTATGACGGGTATGGGCTATGACGGAAGAATTGGGATGGAAGTGCTACGGAGAAACGGTAGAACAGTCACAATTGCTGAATCGGCCAAGACATCCGTCGTTTACGGTATGCCGAAAGCCATAAAGGAAGCAGGACTCGCCGATGAGGTAGTAGATTTGCATGACATATCAGAATCGATATTGGAAATCATAAAGTCATAG
- a CDS encoding MinD/ParA family protein, with product MRDQAETLRLKMLKSQGELSRSIAIVSGKGGVGKSNFSTNFAHALLAQGKTVMIVDMDIGMGNIHILLGMAPRYSLKDYLVSNEELHEVINETSEGLHFISGGSGLDNVLEWSKEMFERLIQAFEYLQQKYDFILFDMGAGATQRSIELIVAVDEIIVISTTEPTSITDAYSMMKFIYLQDSDKTFHMVSNRVSKGEEGNEAVKRLQYAMQKFLDKETKILGFLPEDPTVHKAVIAQKPFLLLFPNAPISKRMMSIAETFVGANSSEGFKQGEGFLGKLRNIFTKGRG from the coding sequence ATGCGTGATCAGGCGGAAACACTTAGACTTAAGATGTTGAAGTCCCAGGGGGAACTATCAAGATCGATTGCGATTGTTAGTGGAAAAGGTGGTGTTGGGAAATCCAATTTCTCAACGAATTTCGCCCATGCATTACTTGCACAAGGTAAGACAGTGATGATTGTCGATATGGATATCGGAATGGGCAATATTCATATTTTACTAGGCATGGCACCACGCTATAGTTTAAAAGATTATTTAGTTAGCAATGAAGAGCTGCACGAGGTTATTAATGAAACATCCGAGGGGTTACATTTTATATCCGGAGGCTCCGGCCTTGATAATGTATTGGAATGGTCAAAGGAAATGTTTGAACGATTGATCCAAGCATTTGAATATTTGCAACAAAAATACGATTTCATCCTGTTTGATATGGGAGCAGGGGCGACACAACGGTCAATCGAATTGATTGTTGCAGTCGATGAAATTATCGTCATTTCAACGACTGAACCGACCTCAATTACAGACGCTTACTCGATGATGAAGTTTATTTATTTACAAGATTCTGATAAGACCTTTCACATGGTTAGCAACCGCGTTTCAAAAGGTGAAGAGGGTAATGAGGCTGTCAAAAGACTTCAGTATGCTATGCAGAAATTTTTGGATAAAGAGACTAAAATTCTGGGTTTTCTACCTGAAGATCCAACAGTCCATAAGGCGGTTATTGCACAAAAACCATTTTTATTGCTATTTCCGAATGCTCCCATTTCAAAAAGGATGATGTCAATCGCCGAAACTTTTGTTGGGGCAAATTCCAGTGAGGGCTTCAAACAAGGAGAAGGGTTCCTCGGAAAATTGAGAAACATATTTACGAAAGGACGTGGATGA